The nucleotide sequence GTGGTTGTCGTAAGAGGGAATAATGTATGGAAAATGGTCATTCTGATATGATCCAAAGGAATCTGTCGTGTATTCCTCAAGAAagttattcctttttttttctatttatttaggTTGATCCCTCTTCCCACTAGTTTACCTTCATATTattgaaattttttattaattattaggaTATGTTTTTTTTATCCTTACTGTATTTATATAAGAAATTATAAGAAATTAATCTAAGAATAATAAAAATGTAGCTTGAGCCCATCTATTACtattataagaaaaatattatgtgTATCGTCATCCGCCGTTGATGAGCAAGAATCAAATACATGTCTTcctttatcaaaattttatttttataacattGATTCAGCTTTAgatatcatcatcatcgtcgtcgtcattGTTAATAGTAATAAAATAgtatatataatgaaaatttaaaaataatatctttttttaagacgattctttttttttcataattttcaaTTGATCGATGTCCCTTTACATTATATTTCCTATAATATTCTTGATAATATACAATAGTAGCTCTCATATTTTCTGATCGATCAATCTATTTCATGAATCGATTCATTGAtgctaatatttttaaaatttatagaattatttaaatatattatagtttttttcctttctaaataaataaaaatatttaaaggtaTATTTAAAAATACGGTAACTAACAACAGGTAAATCTCATACATTATGATTAGATTTATTTATCCCCTGATTACATGCTCTAATTGTATTGTTAGAAGACATTTCAagatttatgctaaataaaaagtgtttttagaatatataaaaataaagatatctATGGATATGTTTTTCCAAGAATTCATCCATCTACTTCGGAATTATTTTAATATCTATGAGAATATCGAAAATATTTCCGATAAAACTGTTAGCTATcgttggttatatatatatatatatatatatatatatatatatatatatatatatcaagccaAAGAGATAGAAAAGAGAAAACGGGGGTGCAACCATCACTGTCCGTCCATTCATCGGTCACAGATCCGAACCGTTTGATCCTTCATCTGTTCAAGGACACCGAACGGATCACGACCGCACATTTGTCCGAGTCAACGACGAAGACCAACGGTTCGTGGCCTGAAAGTACCATAAAAGTACAGACGCTGAATAGTGCCGAAGGTTTTTCTTAAATTGTAATTTTGAAGTCCTTAGGGATGTAATCATAAAAGTACCATTTCAATCCCCAGCTGACACCAAAAAAGGCCGGACTTTTACGGTGCAGACGACAACACTGCGCGGTTGGATTCGGTGtcctgtagagagagagagagagagagagagagagaggggagtctGTGGGTAATGTGGTCTTGGGTTCAAGTGTGTTCTTTACCTATTATGGCGGTTTTGGTTTTGTCGCAAGGGGTGGAAAGGAGAGAGAAGTGGTCcgtttgtgtgtgtgtggaggTTTGATGAAGAAGATATCGTCGTGCGACCGGGAACCGCCGCTGCGCAATCGGGTTCTGGTCTCCTTTGGGATGGGAACAAATCGGACCGGTTGTCATTACCCTATAATCTCACGTTAGTAATTTTGAGTTCCGGAGGGTGGGATTGATTGGCACTGCATGTGGATTGTCGGAAAGGTCGGATCTTTCCGTTGTCTTTTTCGCGTGGTCTCGGTTGTGCCCATCGGAACCGCCGTTGATCGGCGAAAAGATTTGTACCCCATTAGTTTTTCCGGTCACCGGTCTCGGAGCCGGCGGCCAAGATTCGTTCTTGGAGTCGATTTCTGCCGCGGACTGCTCTGGTGAGACAGATTTGCCCTCGTATACGTCGGGTCGTTCTTCGCCGGTGTCCTCGCCGTCGCCACCATGGCGAGCTCGTCCGGGTCGGTTGATTACTGGAGGAAGTTCTTCCGAAGCGCCAACTCCGACATCTTCGAGGTCATCGAGCAAGCGATCCTGGTGGCGGCGTCGGATTGCCCCCGGCAGTTCCGGAGCAGGAGGGATCAGATCGTGGAGAAGCTCTTCGCCGCGCTGCTGCCGCGGTGCTTCGGCTGTGACCGCGTCGAGCTGAGAGGGGCCGAGGGCGACGGCAGCATGAGGAGGCTCGGAGAGAAGGAGAGCAAGGCGGACAGCAGCAACGACGGGCCCGAGTCCTTGAATCGGGCGGTGAGCAACTACACGTATGACGAGGCGGAGGCGCTCACCGAGGAGATCGAAGAGGAGGGCCAGATTGTTGGAGAGGTCATGAGGATCAAAGAGATCCTCGGAAACCAACACGATGAGGTAATTTGTGTGGCTTTTCATCGATTTAGTATTGCATTATGATCCAGAGAATGTAAATTGGCCGCATTTAGATGTGTGATGTTGGTGGAGTACCATTGAGCTTGAGCTTGCTGATGCTTCTTTGCAGTCTGATGCTGTCTTGTTGGAGTCTTTAAGGATGCTGCAACTGATGGAGCTTTCTGTTGATGTCCTCAAGGTGTTGATCTTGCATTCCTCTCTATCCCTTTTGTTCTATGTTGGACTCAAGATCAGGATGCGTACATTATTGCAGCAATTTGATGATTTCAAAGTGCCTGTAACTCCTTTGCATCATTGATCTGTTTTGGTTTCTTTTGGTTGTTAGGCGACTGAGATCGGAAGGGCTGTTAATGGCCTGCGTAAACACAACTCGAAGCAAATTCGCCACCTGGTTCGCACTCTCATCGAGTGAGTTTCTCTTGTCGTATGATATGGTTTACTGATGGTGGTAGAGCAAATGATATATTCTATAGAGTTTAGTGCACTGTTCTTTATTTCAGAACGGATGCAAGTTTAAGATGTTTTTGTTGCTTGTGGATAGTTTGTGATCCTTTCTTTCTTTAGGTCAAGTATACAATTGCACTTTGCATTGTGTGTGATCAGAAGATttttaaatctgagtttagactgaTGCATTTGGTCTTGCTGGAATCAGAAATGGTTTCTTCAGTTTCTTTTGCATTGGATGTTGGATGTGTTGTACCTGTTTGATACTCGGTCGTGCGCTTCCATTTAGTGAAAGAtaaaaaggaagcaaaattgtttCCGGTTAAGAGGTGCATATACAAATTGTTCTTAGACTTTTCTAATCGCTTGGGTTTATGTTTGGGTTGCAGTGGTTGGAAGGTTTTGGTTGATGAATGGGTCAGTGCTGCCGCTGCCGTTGCCGGTATGTTATATGTTCATCTCATGTCTGGCACAGATATACATTTATGATCTCTCATATGTGAGTATGAACTTGTGATTTACAGGTAACTCTCCAGACTCTGTAACTCCTTCTGTTATCGATGATGAGGAAGGGCTTCCTTCTCCTCCATTAGACGAGGGAGCACTATTTGCTACTCAGACAACTTCCATCCAACTCTCGAAGGTACGATATGAAATATTTGTAGCACCGTTGCTCTATTCTTTACAATTGATATAATGTTCCACCTTTTCGTGCGCTAATTGGGTGCCGTTTTATGCGTCTTTTTACTCTTGGGTCTTGAAGTTCTTTGACGGAATGGATGATGACGGAAGTGAGTACTGGGGCTTTTCGGATTACCTTCTGGGTTTCCTTTTCTTGTTAATTTTCTGATTTATGGTATCATCCTTGTGCTGGCAATTCGCTGCAGATTTTAGAAACAGTGGGGAGTCTGACGAGGGGTGGGAAAATGGAACGAAGCCTACAAACTATGAAATATTAAAGAAACAACAGCCTATGCAGCTACCTGTTGCTCGAGAAGAGAACCGAGAGATGAGGCGAGGTCCGCAACAGTCTAACTTTGTAAAAGAGAAGGGACATGTAAGGAGGCGAGAGCCATGGCAATCAGCTATTCCAGAAGATAAGTTGCATATGAGAAGACGAGAATTAGAAATGAGGCAACCAGAGCTTCATGAAATCTGTGTCTGGCAAGCAACATCCCAAAGCATACTAAGCAAACAGAGCAAGGCTGTGATTGTTGAATCGGGACCAGGCAAATCAGCAAAGTTCGCCCCTGAGCAGAAAGCATCCAGCGAGGCGAAAGTTAAACAACAACAAGACACTGCTGCACTTAAAAGGAAGCCACCGATGATCCTGCAAGACGTAAGTTTAACCAAACATATGGAAATTTGAAATATGATAGGTTTTGAAAAAGTCTGAAACTTTTTCATCTATTAGAAATCAAAATACTCCGAAGAAGCTTCTGTCCAGGCTAAGCTGGAGGTCGTAAGGCGGAAGCTTCACGAAGGCTACCGGCAAGCAGAAAATGGTTCGTTTTTTACTTATAAGCTTCGATCAGTTGCTCACAACTTTTTCTCATGGCGCAATTGTAGAAGTTAATCTGATTCATTGCGTATGTTTCATATGATGCAGCAAAAAAGCAGCGAACAATACAAGTAATGGAGTTGCATGATATTCCAAAGCAGGCACACAACAGCCAGCCTGTTCCGAAATCCCGAAGCCACTTTAGGAATCGGGCAAATGGGTGGCAATAGTTCAGTCAATTATCCAATCGGAGTTTGGAATTGCAACCGATGGCGTTCCTTTCTCATTCAAAGGAAGAACCACAGCTCGCTGCATTTTCCTTGCATATGGTACTGACACCTTAATCATGTATCACCATAAAGAGGGCACTCAGGAAGCCGGAATGTCAACATTTATGTAGAACCAGGTGTACATTAATCTGAGATAAATTGCTGATCATGTACAGAATTCGACAAACCCATCACATTTCTGTGTTTCTCGATCTCTCCTTTACGACGTAAAAGCAATGCGTTTCAGGTAGCATCTCGCAGTTGCAGTTTCTCTGAATGCCTCGGCTGATTCTTGCACGATCTCTTGGTGGCTAACTGCTGCATTGCACTTCTTGTACAGCTATTACATTGTTGATTATGGTTACAGTGATGATCAATCATGTAGTTGCGGCAACTTCATTCATTATCTGGTAACAAACGACATATTCTGCAATGCATTCTGGTTTAGCCTATTTTACACACTGGGATTTACTGGACACAGTTGCTAAGATCACTGCTGTTTCTTGTTGTTGGGGTTGTCGATCAGATTCAAGCTAATGTTTCTGTGTCAACCAAAAGTGAAACCACATTGCAAAAAGCTTTGCTTGTGCTGCTGTGTTCTGTTCTTATAGAAACTACAGAACACAATGAAAGCTAGTCCTCTAATGGTGGCATGGGAGTCCAAGGCCATAAAAAGAACACCCAACTCCCCCAATTTAATTGGCAGCGCCACTTTCTTTGACGGTGGCCTGCTTTCCCCCACTATGTTCCTTCTTTTTGATGCTGTATTCCTTCGTCCTCCTCTCGGTGGAACTTTTCCTCCAAAGAAGATTTGGCCGCAGAGGAAAGGTAAAGTGAAGAAATGGCTGGTCCACGATGAACAGGAGAAGGCACATCTGCCTGCTCTGTTCCGGTAGTCAACTCATCAATCAGCTTCTCTTTGGTTTGGTCACCACAGAAAATGCCGGCACTGTGACAGTTTCTTGGGGTTGAGAATTCAAAGCTTATGTTGTTTCGTGGGTATTATGTCGAGAAGAATTATACGGATGTTAATGTTAAATTTAACCGTCAATGTGATGTCCAAAAGTTAGCTTCACATAATTGACTTTTCCAGAAGAAGTTATTTTCCAGAAGAAGTTTCCACATCAGACCTGACGCAGCCATCCATAATCACATCCAACACAAAGGTTGTGGAGCACTATTGACCACTCTTTTGACATGGCAATCATTCAAACAACAGAGTGGTAGGTTGGCCGACTCTGTGAAAAAGCACTTTGGGTGaatgaaaagagagagagagagagagagagagagaaaagatcaAGGAGCATAGTTGTTCTTTGAAGGACTTGCAAGTGAGAGCTCCACGCATTTTTGAGGGATTCCACCTTCCAACTCAACAAAATTGTGTAGCTGGCCATGACACTAATGAGATAGAAAGAGCAAGTTGGGTTGTCTCTGTCTCCTTCTCTTTGATATGTTTCTCCTCTTAATTTATTGTTTGGGGGAGAATGTGAACAGTGTGCTTTGAATCACAAGGAATGGAGGGTGGAGACACGTATAAGCTGTCAGCTGGTTCTACTCACCAACAAGTCGGCGGCAGGATTTGTAGTTTCTTGTGATAGGGCACAGGTTGCTCATGTTCAACCACACAACTTGGGGAGCAACAACTCACTAAATATAACACAGTTTGAAGGCTGCAATGAGATTCCAGGCTTTACCTCTTTGtaaaaatggccttcctcctgcaTTTAAGATGTTGTTTAGGTGACATTGCAGACTCTTTAGTACAGCATAAGAACCAGAAAATTGATTGTGGTACTCAAAACTGGCTTCTATGTGTCTTGTGGCAAACAACAGAAACACATGAAGAATCCACATCGATCGACCACATCCCCAGCCTTTCAAGCTCCTTCTGTACCAAAGCTGATGCCATCTCTTGAGACCAGAAGACCATGTTCAGTTTGCTCTCGGTACGGTTCATGGTGATAGCACCTAATTTCACACCAACGGCTGAGTCATCAACTCTCACATCAGCATTATCATCTAAAGCTTTCCTAGCAAGATACACAAAATTCTTGTGTTCCATCAGGTGGGAGTTGCTTCCTGTCAGGGACTTGCACTCTGCCACCACCTTGTGAATGTAATCATCATTCCACATCTTCAAGGAAGGTGGAGAGCTCTTCACAAACAACAGCCCCACATCTTttacaacaacaaagtcataggAGGGATGCGGCAACTCGGATAATGAGCCACTACCTGGAATCATGTTACCGTCTATCAACCACAAGTTATATCCTAATTCCAGGCACTTCTGAACTATAGTGGCTTTAACCCATATCTCCCTTATGATGTCTGTTTCATGTTCATGATATACTGACTTGTCGTGCCTAATGCTAGAAATCAACTGATCTGCATCGATTACAGGATATCCTCTTCTGGCAAGGTCAATCAAGAACTCTAGATTGCCACCAAGGAGAATGAAGTTCAGTGAACCAGCTTTTTCAAgattgcaaatcaagtttttagcAATCCTCTCTGTTGTCTGGTACAAGCTTATTACGATTATTGTTTTCTGCTGCTTCAAGGAGTATAGTAAGGACCTGAGTCCACTAAAGTCGCTCACAATTCTGCCTGGCAGTGTTTCTGTGAAACAGAAATCATACCATTTTAAGTTCCTCAGTGGCGGCACTTCCCAGAGATTGAAACTAAGAGATTCATCTACCAACAAACTTGAATCAGGACCAACCGTCTTCCCATAATTTACACCTGCATCCCTGTGAGAGATGCTGAGTGCTCTTTCTTGCTCAAAGTTTGTATAGATATTGTAGTACCCTCGGGAATGGATGAATTTGATGAACCAAGGAGTCCAAATTCTCTCGCCAAACCTTTTGTACCATCCTGTTGTCACCTGCAAATATAGCAAAAAGAATGAAGGATAAGAGATGACATTCTTGTAATAGTTGATATGCCAAAACATGAAATAATAGGACAGAAGGAGAATGCAAATTTTTAAAGGAGTTCTTAGTGTGCCAATGAGGCTCCTTTTATTCGGAAAATCTCTTGTACTCAAAAACTTTAGCAAAACTTCTTTTGCTGCTCACAACAAATAAGATTACCATGCCTTGAAGAATTGGTTTGATTTCTTTGGATTTGTGCTCATCATACCACAGGCGGAATTCCTTCCATGGTTTTGGAAAAAGAAGCTGACCCCATGTGCCAACCATCTGGTATAAGAAAATTCGTGTTTCACTGCCCACTTGCAGCTTGTTTCCATTTTTACCTGTAATTTGTATATAATGAGAGTCATACATGTACCATAAGCCATAAGCCAAACCTTTGCGTTCACAAAAAAGTAACAAGAAATTGGCTTCAGAAATAACTGTGGAGTGCACACCAGACTTCTATGGTGAAGAAAATGAAGGCAAAGAATGCAATTAAATAATGCTTGCACCCTCATCTACTGCTTTGTTATCATCGTCCACAAAACCACTCTGTAACTGCTCCAGACTGATATATAGTTCAACGAAACAAATCATAACAAGCAAAACTAAAATTGTCCATTGTTGCAAATCCAACCATCCAACTTTAAAAAAAAGAGAAGCAAGTCCGACTGGTAGAAAATACTTACAAATCAACGAAAGAAATGGtctttcaaaaacaaaaaaaagattataatCTGGTTGCTATGAGAATAAAGAAGTGTGTCCTGCAACTCAAGGATATTCCATGGAAGGAGGTGAATCCATCTTTCATGACATAGCAAAGAGATATAAGGAGTCCAAACATTTGAAGAAGGTTAATCTCCATTGAGAAAACTGAACTCCCTATATCTTCTTTAACTCCATTGAGTTGATACTTCTGATTGAACAGAATTCCAAGAGAAATTTTGCAACAACATATGCAATAACATGGCAGCAATAGTGCACTAATAAATGAAAAGTAGGTATATACCTAAAAGGCAATCAACGAACTGCTCAAAGTATCTGGTGAAAATGCATCAGCATCTATATAGATGACACTGTAATAGGAGTTTAACTTATGGCTTCTTACTTTATGATGACCGCAACCAAATATTCGAAAGTAAATTTTCAACCTGAAATCTGATACGATGGTGTCAAGATCAGCAACATAATTAATTAGAAGACAAGAAATCCCAATCGGAATACACACTGACCTTAAAGACAGGGTTAAGCTGGAATTAAAAACCAGATAATTTTATTGAATGCGGAACAGATTTGTATGATTCCATCGAGCAGTTCTGTAGATATAtgatattgatgaatattatagACTACAATAAGGCAAGATGGTGTACTATGTGCTAACAGTGCCAACTTTGACAAACCTAAATCCTTCTGAACTTGTATATCTTGTCATTTTCCTGCCTAAATTAATCCCacgaattgctttcttgaacatctcagaaAGATCTTCCAAAAGTCGGTTCCATAAGAACTAGGCATAAGCTATAACACGAAGAGAGGAAAAGGGTTCATCATCATACCAGCAACGAACCTCGGCCGCTGCAGAGACGCCCCATAGATGGACGGATCGTAGTTCGCCGGGTCGTAGTAGTACTTCAAGATCAGCCCTTTCAGGAACTTGTAGTACAGCGGGGACAGCTCGAGGTCGTCCTCCACCACGAAGGCGAACTCGTCATCGGAGCTCGGCCACCATGCCTCCAGCCACTGGGCCTGTAGCCCGGCATTGGCCGTCCGGTAGTGCACGATCTTGTCCCCGTGGGGCCAGTGAAGGCGGTCGACGAGATACAGGATCCGGCGCGACTCCTCCAGCTTGCGGTCGAGGGTGGCGCCGGAGGAGCCATTGAGCGGGCGGAAGTGGTCTACGAGGACGTGGAGGTGGACGCGGTCACCGGTGTAGTCGGCGGCGGCGAGCGATCGGAGACATCGGCGGAGCGAGTCGATGCGGTCGAATGTGAGGAGCTTGATGATGAACGTGAAGCGAGGATTAGGGTTGGGGCTTGATGAAAGGAgaagggaggaggatgaggagtggtagaagaagaggaggagggcagagaaggagaggaagaagaggaggggaaggAGCGGCCTCCGCTTGGGTTGCATTCTTTGGGAACTAATCATTAGGGATAGCGTTTGAAGGAATCATCTACCGATCGTCCGCTCGGGGACgcacttctcctcctcctcctccttgcttgGAGCGCAGCCCGACGGGAGTGGTAGAGATCTGAAGTCCCCCATCGATCGCAGGCAGGTAAATTTTGCCCGGTTCATTTCTTTCCTTTCCCCCTCTTCCCGGTTCAATGGACTCGCTGTTTGGTTCAACTCAAGCTTGGGTCGGGTCCTAATAATAGGACAAATTAGAATCAGATACTGTCGTAATAAATAGCAGCAGCTATCACTTTTATTGCCGAGTTGTACGGAACGAGCACCGTTCACTTTGCTGGATACCAGTGCACATGCTCGTAAGGTTGACGGATTGGAGACGACATCAACCTGTAGAAGGTCGATCACCAACAGAGACTTCCACATGACCAAACCTTAAATCTTGATTACTAGATACTAGATGTAGAACATCGATCGGATCTCATGACTTCATGCAACAAACGATGAACATACTACAAAGAGACACTGCACTGCATCCTACTGAAAACAGATTGATCCCAGCAAGGCCTAACTCATCAGCCACTGCTACCGTCAATGGCGTCAACAGCAACATCATCGTTGCCGGTGGCGttggcagcagcagtagcaggaaCGCTGGTGCTTGTGCTACTACTGAGGCTCAGCATCATTTGCCGGACGCCTCTGGCATACTCGAGCAACTTGTCGATGGCCGGAATGGTCTCCTTCACCTCATTCTGCTCCTCGAAGTCTCGCAGCCATGCATGGAACGCAGGGAAGGATTCAGGGTCGACGAGCTTCACCTCCATCACTTCTTCGAACACGGCGAGCCAGTAGGAGCCGCACCCGAGGACGACGTCCAACAGACCGATCTTGTCGCCTCCAAAGAACCTCCTGCCCTTGAATGCACCGTCCCTCATCTCGCACTCGAGTAGCTTCAGGTTCTCGTGGACTTGGTCGACGGCCGCCTTCTGGCCTTCGCCTGACGACGAAAACACCGCTCCGACCGCCGGCGCAAGCTGCATTTGCAACAGGCCCAAGCTAAGGATAAATCCAATTTGGACATGAGCGTAGATGGGATCACCTTATCCTCAGCGAAGTGGCACCAGAAGCGGGCAACGGCGCGCTCGAAGGGGTCGGCGGGCGTAAGCGGGTTGCCGGCCCAGGTCTCGTCGATGTACTGGAGGATGATGACGGACTCGACGACGGGGCGGTCTTTATGGAGGAGGACAGGGACCTTCTTGTACACGGGGTTGTGGAGGACGAGGGCGGGGCTGACGTTGACGACGTCCTCCTCCTGGTAGTCGAACTCCAAGCCTTTGAGCTTGAGAGCGAGCTGGACGCGGTGGGTGTGGGAGTCGGCCCATGAGCCGAGGAGCTTAAGAGAGGAGTGCTGATCCATCAATGCCGATCCTTGGAAGGAAGGAGAAGGCAAGGGGTCGATGCTTCTCTTGATCTCTTGTATGGCTCAGAAGCTTTAAAGCCTTTTTATAGAAGGAGAGGGGAGGTTAGTGTGTGTGTCACACGCAGAAACCCTAATATCGATCACTTGGAAGACTTGTAATAGATTGTTTCTGAACTTAATTCCTTCAGAGACAGAAAACAAACTGGACTAAAATGGTGATTATGACCAAAGGAGATGAGTACTGTGTGCATATctgaaagagatatggagaggttGAGAAGCACAGATCAAGCACATAGAGGTGGGCATGCAGGAGGAGGATGGAGGTAAGCCAGGCATGTGGATGGAGTCAGGTGGAGTGGCATAGCATTATGAGGGAGGGAGGGGAAGTCTACCACCATTTCTGCCTGCTGCAAGGTACGCTTGTCAGTACTTGGCCACATACGCCAATGAGATGTTGCGATCATTAGCAAAGGCAAAG is from Musa acuminata AAA Group cultivar baxijiao chromosome BXJ3-8, Cavendish_Baxijiao_AAA, whole genome shotgun sequence and encodes:
- the LOC103993741 gene encoding uncharacterized protein LOC103993741; protein product: MISSQRMQPKRRPLLPLLFFLSFSALLLFFYHSSSSSLLLSSSPNPNPRFTFIIKLLTFDRIDSLRRCLRSLAAADYTGDRVHLHVLVDHFRPLNGSSGATLDRKLEESRRILYLVDRLHWPHGDKIVHYRTANAGLQAQWLEAWWPSSDDEFAFVVEDDLELSPLYYKFLKGLILKYYYDPANYDPSIYGASLQRPRFVAGKNGNKLQVGSETRIFLYQMVGTWGQLLFPKPWKEFRLWYDEHKSKEIKPILQGMVTTGWYKRFGERIWTPWFIKFIHSRGYYNIYTNFEQERALSISHRDAGVNYGKTVGPDSSLLVDESLSFNLWEVPPLRNLKWYDFCFTETLPGRIVSDFSGLRSLLYSLKQQKTIIVISLYQTTERIAKNLICNLEKAGSLNFILLGGNLEFLIDLARRGYPVIDADQLISSIRHDKSVYHEHETDIIREIWVKATIVQKCLELGYNLWLIDGNMIPGSGSLSELPHPSYDFVVVKDVGLLFVKSSPPSLKMWNDDYIHKVVAECKSLTGSNSHLMEHKNFVYLARKALDDNADVRVDDSAVGVKLGAITMNRTESKLNMVFWSQEMASALVQKELERLGMWSIDVDSSCVSVVCHKTHRSQF
- the LOC135645368 gene encoding probable mediator of RNA polymerase II transcription subunit 26b codes for the protein MASSSGSVDYWRKFFRSANSDIFEVIEQAILVAASDCPRQFRSRRDQIVEKLFAALLPRCFGCDRVELRGAEGDGSMRRLGEKESKADSSNDGPESLNRAVSNYTYDEAEALTEEIEEEGQIVGEVMRIKEILGNQHDESDAVLLESLRMLQLMELSVDVLKATEIGRAVNGLRKHNSKQIRHLVRTLIDGWKVLVDEWVSAAAAVAGNSPDSVTPSVIDDEEGLPSPPLDEGALFATQTTSIQLSKFFDGMDDDGNFRNSGESDEGWENGTKPTNYEILKKQQPMQLPVAREENREMRRGPQQSNFVKEKGHVRRREPWQSAIPEDKLHMRRRELEMRQPELHEICVWQATSQSILSKQSKAVIVESGPGKSAKFAPEQKASSEAKVKQQQDTAALKRKPPMILQDKSKYSEEASVQAKLEVVRRKLHEGYRQAENAKKQRTIQVMELHDIPKQAHNSQPVPKSRSHFRNRANGWQ
- the LOC135644807 gene encoding glutathione transferase GST 23-like, coding for MDQHSSLKLLGSWADSHTHRVQLALKLKGLEFDYQEEDVVNVSPALVLHNPVYKKVPVLLHKDRPVVESVIILQYIDETWAGNPLTPADPFERAVARFWCHFAEDKLAPAVGAVFSSSGEGQKAAVDQVHENLKLLECEMRDGAFKGRRFFGGDKIGLLDVVLGCGSYWLAVFEEVMEVKLVDPESFPAFHAWLRDFEEQNEVKETIPAIDKLLEYARGVRQMMLSLSSSTSTSVPATAAANATGNDDVAVDAIDGSSG